The genomic stretch CATGCTCCAAGCCCCCACAACAACAGGGCCCACCGGATGCGCAACCCCACCCGCAAAAGTATGCAGCACCCTACTTTTGCCGGTGGATTTTCCTGTTGCGTCCAGGTTCCGTCGGGTTGACTCAAGGGCGCACGAACGCGGGGCCGGCCCCACCCGGCCGCCGCGCTCCGTCACTTCACGTACCGCGTGTCCGCCGGTGATCCCCGTGCCGAACACCACCGGGAGTGGACCCACCGGCGTCAACAACGCGCCTTGCCCGCGCTGCGACACCCACCTCTCCCCGGGCTTCGCGCACACCGACGAACCCACCCAGGAAAGGCCTGATCCGATGTCATTCACCCTGTCCGAGGCGCGAAGAAGGGTCCCTGCGCTAGCCGTGGCACTGGCCGTTCTGCTCGGCCTGCTCATCGGATATCCCGCTCCGGCCGCACATGCCACTCCGCCCGACGAAGAGACGGTGGCGACGTACAACTCGCAGGGCTACAGAGTGGATGATCTGAGGACTCTCACCCGGCGCAACACCATCGTCATGGTCCAGGAGGCGGGTCCCCGCCCGACGCAATGGAACTACGCAGGCGTCCACACTCGGGGCGCCTACGAAGTTCACCAGTACGAATGGCGTCTGGGCGGCAGGGACGGGGTCCGGCATGTGTACTGGCTGTCGGGCGCCTCGACCGGCGGAGGGACCGGCGGCCGGGTCAATCTGATGATCATCACGCACCGGCTCGCGGATGATGTGTACGTCGCTCCCCCCGGACGGAACGGGGCGCGGCCCGCCCTGGGCCTGCGGTTCAACAACGACATCTACTACTCCGTGCACGCACTGGCGTCCGGCACCCAGAACGAGGCCCCCGATCTGCTCGCGAACATCGCGAATCAGGCACGCCAGCAGGGGCGCTACGCTTGGACGGCGGTAGGAGACTGGAACCGTGACCCGAGCGCGATGAGAGGGGCGGTCGCCCTGCAGGCCGGGTTCATGTACAGAACCGCGGATTCCACTCAGCAGAGCGGCGGGGAACTGGACTACATGGTCACCTCCCGCCCCATGTCCAACTACTTCGCGCAGCGGGCCGCGGGCATGGGTTCGGACCACTACCCGGTGGAATTCCGCAGCCACGCCACCCGCGACGTGTGGATGGGCCTCGCGAGCGCCAGCGACAGGGACCGTGTCCTGGGCATCGAGGGACGCAGCGAGGTGAACGGCACGCGGATCGTTCCGGTCACCGACAGTCACATGGCCGACGTCACCTGGCGCACGCGGGGCGCCGCGCACGGCAACGTCAATCTCGTCAACAACCAGAGCCAGAAATGCATCGATGTCTCCGGCGGCAATGACGCCACCAGTGGAAGCTCCCTCAACGAATGGGACTGCTCCGGACAGCTCAGCCAGGAATTCGTGGTCCGGCAATATGGCGGCGGGGCTCTCCAATTCCTGCACGCGAGGACCGGCCTGTGCGTGACCATGATGGGCGGCAGCGGCCACAGATACCCTGCCTTGTCCAACTGCGACAACCCGAAGTACGACTCCCAGAACTTCATGCCGAAGTTCCGCGACTGACCAGTGGCACGCGCGCGGCCAGCAGCCCTCGCTGCGGGCCGCGCGCTCCAGCAGGCACTGCTGCCCGGCGGCGTCAGGGTTCGCTGGGTCAAGGCCGGCGGGGCCGAGGCAGAGCGTGACCGTTCCGTCGACGAGTGCGGGCTCGCCCCAGCCGAGCGGCAGATGAACGGAGCCGAAGCAGAGGACTTCGCCGCGGCCGCCGACGACGGACAGCAGGCCGGTGTGCGACTGTTTATAGCGGTCACAGCATTCCAGCCACCACTGACAAAGGTCATGAAGCGAGGAGTACTCGCTTGCGCAAGAGCGCGAAGCTGGCTCGGCCGAACATCTGCCGCTTCAGCGTCTTGATGCGGTTGACGTGGCCTTCGACGACCCCGGAATTCCACGGCAGGGTGAGCCCGGCTCGCGTGTGATGCCGGCGTAGGCGGTCAGGCCGGTGAGACCGAGGACGCCGAGGTAGGCGGACAGCGGGGCGAGGCGCGGATCGACGGAGGTGCAATGGTCGGCGTCGAGCAGGGCGTGTTCACGCCAGCCAAGGGTGTGCAGGATATGGGTGCCGACTGCGGCCGTATCGGTGCGGGAGGCGATGACCTCCCCGACCGCCGGGCCGAACATCGGCTCCCCTGGCGCGTATGGGAGCAGTTCGGATGTGGGGTTGAGCGGGCCGCGAATGCCGAGTTGCTGGGCGAGTTCGTCTCCCCGCATGCAGCCGAGCATGTGCGGCTCGACGGACAGGTACTGGTTGCGGACCAGGGCCTGCCCGTCACCGGGCGGCGGAACCGCGACCTCGCGCAGGGCGAAGTGTTCAGGTCGGGGCTGGTCGGTCGGCCGGCTGGTCAGGTACCAGGCGCGGCTGTGCTGGGTCGGGCTGGCCATGATCCGCTCCCTCTCCTCCGTGTGGCTGGCGAAGTGCGTGCAGGGCCGGGTGACGTGCGCTCAAGCGGTGATGGCCGGGCGCTTCGGCGGCGTAGCCGGGTGCGGCGGCCGGCCGCACCCGTCGGTGCCGATCCGCTGGTGCGTCATTCGGCGATGTAGGTGGTGTGGGTCCAGCGGAAGACCGGCAGGAGGCAGCCGTCGACGGTGCGGCGGGTGCCGGTGAACGTGTAGTGCTCGTAGCCGTTGAGGTGGGGAATCTTCAGATCCTCCAGGGTTCCGGTGCTCGGCAGCGCCTGCCGAGACGGGATGCCGCGGGGGCCGCCGTCCAGCAGAGCCTCGGTGACGGTCTGCTGCGGTGTCGGGGGCAGGGAGTCCGGCATGGCGTTCACCCTTTCTCGGGCAGTTGGCCGAGGAGGTAGTCGGTCAGGGAGGAGAGGGTGGGCTGGGTCCACATGACGTTGCGGGGGATGTCGGTCTGCAGGCTGCGCTGGAGCCGGTTGCGCAGCTCGATGGTCAGCAGGGAGTCCAGGCCGAGGGAGACCAGCGCGGTGTGCGTGTCGAGGCGGCCGGTGTCCCGGTTCAGGACGCTGCCGAGGGCGCCGGCGATGTGAGCCTGGAGCAGATCCCGCCGTTGCTGCGGATCGGTGGCCGCGTTCAGGTCGGCGAGCAGGCCGTCCGCCGTGTCCTGCACGGAGCGGCCCTCGGAGGACAGGAGCGGGGCCAGGTACGGGAGTTCGGCGGTGTCGGGGTATGCCTCCAGCCAGCCCGGCAGGTCCAGGGCGATGTAGCCGGTGCGGGTCCGGTCGTGGGCCAGGATATGTTCCAGGGCGTCCAGGCCGTCAGCGGGAGCGATCATGTCGTAGTCCCGTGCTCCCATTGCGGCGCCTCGGCCCGCTTCGGCCCAGGGGCCCCAGTTGATGCCGGTGGTCGGCAGGCCCTGGGCGCTGCGCCAGGAGACGAACTCGTCCAGCCAGGCGCCGGCCGCGGCGTATGCGCCTTGCCCGGGCGAGCCGACGAGGGAGACGAACGAGGAGAAGGCCACCCACCAGTCCAGCTCGCAGGCGGAACTTGCCTGGTGCAGGTGTAGGGCACCGGTGGTCTTGGGCTGCCAGACACGCTCCAGCAGGCCGTCGTCGATGCGGTCGACGACGGCGTCCTCCAGGACCAGGGCGGCATGCAGGACACCGCGCAACGGGTGGCCGTGGGCCTGCGCCGCCCGGACGAGGCGCTCGGCGGTGCCCGGGGCGGCGATGTCGCCGCGAACGACTTCGACGCGGCTCCCGTCTGCCCGTAGGCCGTCGATGATGCGGGCTGCCTCGGGCCCGGGTGCGGACCGGCTGTTGAGGACGATGGTCCCGGCTCGCTTCCGGGCCAGCCAGCGGCACAGCAGCATCCCCAGCCCGCCGAGCCCGCCGGTGATCAGGTAGCTGCCGTCCGGCCGGACGAGGGGCACCTGATGCGGAGGGACGACGGCCTCGGCACTCCCGCAGGCGGGCCAGGCGAGGATCGGAGTGCTGGTGTGCGCGGGGTCGGCGAGGGCACGCAGGGCTTGCCCGGCGTCGGTGACCGGGACGGCGGTGGTGGTCGGCAGCAGCGGCAGCCGGCCGGCTGCCCGGGCCTCGGCTGTCTCGGCCAGGAGGCCCGCGACCCGTTCGGGATCGGTGGCCAGCAGATGTGCCGGATCGAGGCGGCTGGCGGTGATGCTCGTGGCCGGCAGGGGCAGGCGTTGCCCGGGGGCGTCGTTGCGGGCGCCGAGGATTTCGACGTACCGGCCGCCGGGTGCGAGCAGTTCCGGCCCCAGGGGTGAGGCAGCCGCGGGCTGTGGTGTGAAGACGATGTCCATGCCGCGTCCGCCGGTGGCTTCGCGGATGTGGTCGGCGACGGTGTCGGGTGCCTGGGAGTCCACCAGGTGTTCCACCCCCAGGCGGCGCAGGCCGTTGTGGTCGCGGCCGGGGGCGGTGGCCCGGACGGTGGCGCCGAGGGCGCGGGCGACGTGTACGGCGGCCAGGCCGGTGCTGTGCCCGGCGCTATGGATCAGCACATCGTCGCCAGGGGCCAGGCGGGCCAGGTCCCGCAGGCCGTACCAGGCCGTGAGGTAGGGCAGCGGCAGGGCCGCGGCGTCTTCGAAGGCCACGTCGCCGGGAACAGGCAGGGTCCAGTCGGCGCGGGTGACGGTCCGGCTGGCAGGCACACCGTCGGGTAGCAGCGTGGCGACCCGGTCCCCGACGCGCGGGGTGCGTACGGTGTCGTGCACCGCGGTGACGGTGCCCGCGCCGGAAACCACCGCCTGCGTCCGGCCCTCGCGGGTGGTGGGGCCCGCCGGGGGCAGCCCGGTGGCGCGTAGCTGTATCTCCACCTCGCCCGGGCGGAGTGGGCGCAGCCGGCCGCGGGTGAGCTCGGCGGTGTCGGGGGCGGCAGGGTCGCGCAGCTGGAGGGTGAGCAGGTCGGCCTCGTAGCGGCAGCGGACCCGGCGGCGTTCGTGAGGCTGCAACGGCGCCCGGACCAGGCGGGCCACCAGGCGTTCACTGCCCCGCCAGGCCACTTCGTCGGCCTCTCCGTCACTGAGCAGTTCGGTCGCTACGGCGTCGGCGGAGGTGTCGGCGTCGACATCAAGGACGGTGGGGTGGAGTTCCGGGTGCTCGTAGGAGAGCACCCGCACCAAGCCGCGCAGGCCGGCGCAGGCCAGCTCGGGCCCTTCCCCTGGGCTGACGGCTTGGCCCCGGTCGGTGATCACCCAAAGGCGCGGCGCGGTCTCGGCCACCCTGCTCTGTGCTTGGGCCAACGCCTGCACGACACGTATCAGACGGTGGACGCGCCGATGGGCCAGGTTCGCCTGCTCTGCTGGATCGGTGGTGGGGCTCGGGCGGGAGGGCAGCAGGGCGATGCCGCTCCAGGCTTGCTCTTCCGGTCGTACGGCGTCGGACAGGGCACGTACGGCGTCCGGGGAGCCCGGAGGAACGGTGATGGTTCGCGTCTCGGCGCCGCTGTCCTTCAGGACGGCGGCGAGTTCGGCCGCGCGGGGGTCGCCGTCGGCCTCGGTGAGCAGCAGCCAGCGTTGCCCGTTCGGCGCACTGCCCGCGGGGAGCGCTTCGGCCTCCCAGGTCTGCTGGTAGAGGCGGTGGTTGAAGCGTTCTTCGGCGCCGGCGGGGGCGGTGTGGGCGAAGCGGACGCCCTCGGCCTCGGCGAGCACCTGGCCCTCGGCATCGAGGAGTTGCAGGTCCCCGGTGGCCGAGCGGGCCTCGGCGGCGGTCAGCCGAATGTGGCACCAGCGGCCGCGTGCGGTGTCACCGTAGCGTCGCAGGGCGGTCATGCTGCGGGGGTAGGTGTGGCCGTCGTCGACTTCTTCGGCGTGGGTCCACAGGGCGAGGAAGGCTTGCAGGCAGGCGTCGAGCAGCGCCGGGTGCCAGTGGAAGGAGCTGGTGCCGGGGCGGGCCTCGTCGGGGATGCCCACTTCGGCAAGCGCGGTGCGGGACTCGGCCTTGGGGACGCGGAAGGTGGTGAGCCCGCTGAAGCCCGATCCGTAGTCGACGGCGTGGGCGGTGTGCCAGCGCCCTTGGAAATCGGCGAGGTCCAGTTCGACGGGATGGTCGGCCGCCAGCCGGGTGAGGTCGGCGGGTGCGGGCCGCGTGTTCTCCTCGGATGGGTGCAGGCGGGCCGTGGTGTGCCGGGTCCAGGGTTCTTCGCCGGTGCGGGAGGACATCTCCCAGCGGGCGGCGTGGTCGCCGGCGCGGTCCGCGGTCGCGGCCACGGTGGTGTCGTGTTCGTCGACGGACAGCAGTTCGAGGAAGGTGATGCCGCTGACCTGTGCCGGGGCGGGGCTGTCGGGGAAGAGCTGTGCGGCGGCGGCCAGTGCCGCCTCGCAGTAGCCCGCGGCGGGCAGGACCGGCAGGCCGGCCAGGCGGTGGTCGGCGAGCCAGGGCAGGCGCTGGGTGTTCAGCTGGGTCTGCCACAGGCTGCGGCCGTGCTCCTGGGGATCTCGGGCGTGCGGTCCCAGCAGGGGGTGGGCGGGGGCCGGGTCCTGGGTGAGTGGGGAGGGGTTCACCCAGTGGTGATGGCGTTCCCACGTGGTGGGCGGGACCTCGGCCAGACGCCCGTGTCCGTACCACCGGCTCCAGTCCACGGCGTAGCCGGCGCAGTGGGCGGCGGCGAGCTGGGTGGCGAAGCCCAGGTGTTCGTCCTGCTCGCGGTAGAGGCTCGGCAGGACAGCGATGTGGTCCTTGCCGTCGGCGGCGAGCGTGGCCAGCGCGGGACGGACCAGCAGAGGGTGGGCGTTGATCTCCAGGAAGAGGCTGTGGCCGTCCTCGGTGGCCGCGCTGACTGCCGAGGAGAACCGCACCGGCCGACGCTGGTTGGCCACCCAGTATCCGGCGTCGAAGGACACCGCCTGGCGCGGGTCTTCCAGCACCGTGGTGTAGAAGGGAACGCCGGGTGTGCGGGGGGCGAGGTCGTTCAGGGCCGCGCGCAGGTCGTCCAGGACCGGGTCCATCTGCGCGGAGTGCGAGGCGACGTCCACCTGGACCCGGGCCACGGCGATCTCCCGTTCCTCCCAGGCCCGCAGCACGTGCTCGACCTGGTGGGCGTCACCGGAGATCACGGTGCTGCGCGGGGCGGCCACGACGGCGACCGTGACCTCGTCGGCTCCCAGGGCGTCGAGTTCCTGTTCCACTTCGGCGGCGCCGAGTTGGACCGAGACCATCGCGCCCCGTCCCGCGGTGCGTTTCAGCAGGCGCGCGCGCCGACAGATGACCCGTACGCCGTCCCTCAGGCTCAGCGCCCCGGCGGTGACGGCGGCCGCCACTTCGCCCATCGAGTGACCGATCACCGCGGCGGGCCGTATGCCGCGGGCCCGCCACATCGCGGTCAGCGCGATCTGGAACGCGAAGATCACCGGCTGGACGCGATCGACACCTGTGACCACCTCGGGCGCGGTCAGCACCGCCCGCAAGGAGAAGCCGCCTTCGGCCCGCAGCAGCGGCTCCATTTCATCGACCGCGGCGCTGAAATCCGGGTCGGACCCCAGCAGGCCCTGCCCCATCGTGGCCCACTGCGAACCGTGTCCGGAGTAGATGAAGACCGGCCCGGCGCCCGTGTCCCGGGCGGTGCCGGTGGCGATGCCGGGGGCGGTCCGGCCCTCGGCATGCGCGCGCAGCCGCTCGACCAGGTCGCCGCGGTCACCGGCCACGACGCCCAGGCGGTGCCGGGCGTGCGAGCGCCGTACGGACAGGGTGTGGGACACGTCGCGCAGCGGCACCTGCGCGCCGTCCGTCTCCAGCCAGTCGGCCAGCCGGGCGGCGGCCGAGGCCAGCGCCGCAGGCGACCCGCCGCTGAGCAGGGCCGTCTCCAGAGGTGTGGCGCGGTGCCGCCTGCTGCTCCGGCGGCCTGCGCGGGCCGGGTCCGCCACTCCCGGCGCGTACCGTCGCCCGTACGCGGGGGCTTGCTCGACGATGAGGTGGGCGTTGGTGCCGCCGACGCCGTAGGAGGAGACTCCGGCCAGCCGGGTCCTGCCGTTGACCGGCCAGGGTGTCATCGCGGTGGGGACGAACAGCCGGGAGCCCTCGGCGTCGATCTGCGGGTTCCACCGCGTGAAGTGCAAAGTAGCGGGCACGGTCCCGCGCTGCAGACTCGCGATCGCCTTCAGCAGGCCGGCCACCCCCGACGTGGGCTCGGTGTGCCCGATGTTCGACTTGAGCGAGCCCAGGGCACACCGGCCAGGTCCCGGACCGTATACGGCGTTCAGCGCCGCGAACTCGATCGGGTCGCCGACCGCCGTACCGGCGCCGTGGGCCTCCACCATGCCCACGTCCGCCGCAGCCACGCCGGCCCGGGCCAACGCCTGCTCGCACACCTGCTGCTGGGCCTGCTGGGAGGGGGCGGTCAGCCGGGTCGAGCGTCCGTCCTGGTTGACGGCCGAGCCGCGCAGCAGCGCGAGCACCTGGTCCCCGTCACGCCGGGCGTCCGAAAGACGTTTCAGGACGACGACGCCACAGCCCTCGGAACGGACATATCCGTCGGCCGCGGCGTCGAAGCAATGGCAGTGCCCGGTGGGGGAGAACATGTCCCACCGGGCCTCGGAGGCCATCGGTTCCGGCGAGAGGATGACCGAGGCACCCCCCGCCAGAGCCGCGTCGCACTCACCCGACCGCAGGCTCTGGCAGGCCAGGTGCACGGCCACCAGCGAAGACGAACAGGCCGTGTCCACCGCCAGGCTCGGTCCGTGCAGGTCCATCAGGTACGACAGCCGCCCCGCTCCCACACCGTGCATCGCGCCGGTCATCCAGTACGGCTCGGTGTGCAACGGGGCACGGTGGCTGCGCACCAGGTGGTCGGGCACGTACATCCCGGTGAAGACCCCGGTGGCCGAGCCGCGCAGCACATCGACGGGGATGCCCGCGTGTTCGCACGCCTCCCAGGCGACTTCCAGCAGCAGCCGGTGCTGCGGATCGAGCCACGCGGCCTCCGGCCTGCTGATCCCGAAGAAGTCGGGGTCGAATGCCGCGATGTCGCCGTCCAGGAACCCACCGCGGCAGATCCGGTCCGCGATCCCCGGCGGCAGCTCCGCTTCGACCTTCCCTGTATCCCATCGGTCCGGCGGCACCTGCGTGACGGCCTCCCGCCCGGCCTCCAGCAGAGCCCACAGCTGGGCCACGGAATCCACTCCACCGGGCAGGCGGCACGCGGCCCCCACAACAGCCACCGGCTCCACCGGGCTAGCGATCATGGTGTTCTCTTCGCGGGTTGCGTGCACATCAGCTCCCAAGGCCGTGTCAGCGTCCTGATTTCGTGTGACTCCGCCGCTCATCCGGCACACCCGGTGCGAAGCCGCGTGGACGTGCAGCCCGGTTGCACGAGCGACGATTCGATGCCGCAATCGGCCGCAGCCGGTACATCCCAAGACCGAGCCGCCGACGAGCGTCGAGGTATCGCTCGCTTTTCGCCCGGCGTGGTCCTGCCGGCCCGGACCGAGCCCTGGGCCGGAGCCGTCCAGCTCCCGCAACGGCGGGGTGTCAGCGGGGTATGTCCTTACCGAATCGCCAATTCCCCTGTCGGAAAACCGCCCGTCAGTGATCCACCTGAACACGCGCCCAACGCTTGTGAACATGTGATTCCCGGGTGGTGCGAGCTGGAGGAGATGTGACACGCCGCCACCCCAACCACCGCCTGGCCGCCCTGCTGTCCGAAGCAGGCTGGACGGCCGCGGCCTTGGCCCGTGAGGTCAACGCCCTCGGTGCCACGCAAGGACTCCCGTTGCGCTACTCCCGCAACTCGGTCAGCCACTGGCTCAACGGATCCCAGCCCCGTGCCCCCATCCCCGCCCTTGCGGCGCAAGCCCTCGGCCGCCGCATCGGCCGCTCGCTGACACCCGAGGACACCGGCCTCGCCCGCCTCACCCCGCTCCAAGCAGCCACCGCTGCGGACCCCCCGTCCCTGCGAACCGATCCGCTGCGCCACCTGATCCTGCTCACCCGCAGCGACGCCGACCCCATACGCCGCAGCGCCCTGTACCGATCCGTCTATGCCCCGGCCCCCGCTGCCCCCTGGCCCGCGAGACCCGCAACACCACCCTCTTCGCAACGCTCAGGGCGCCCCGCCACCTCAGCAGACGTCCACACCCTCACTTGCGTCCTGAACGCTTTCGCCCACCTCGCCGCAGGCAACGGCGGAATCCATGCCCGCACCGCCCTCGCCACCTACCTCACCGACGACACCGGCCCGCTACTCAACCGTCCCGCCCCGCGCTCCGTACAGCGAGACCTGTTCACCCGCACCGCCCACCTCACCTTTCTCCTGGCCACCATGACCGACGACGCCGGCTACCACCATCTGGCCCACCGCTACTTCACCGCAGTCCTGGGGCTGGCCCGCCAGGCATGCCACCGCACCACTTACGCCATCACTCTGCGCGCCATGAGCGTCCAGGCCCTGCGGCTGGGGCACCCTCACCACGCCGCCGCTCTCGCTGCCGCCGCCGTCGCCACCGCACCGCGCAATGCCACTCCGGGCGTCAAAACGTTTCTGCTCATCCAACACGCCCGCACCAGCGCCCACGGCCAGCACCCTCGCCAAGCCCGGGCCCTCATGCACGAGGCCGAACGCCACCACGACCCCACCCCCACCTCCCGCGACCTCTTCGCCTACTACTCACAGGCCTCGCTGGACTACCAGCGCGCCGCCACCTTCCACGCCATGCGACAGCACACCGACGCCCTCACCGCCCTCGAAGCATCAGCACACCATCGCCCCGCAGACGAACGCCGGCCGCTCGCCCTCACCCACGCCCTCTTGGCCGAACTCCACCTGACCTACGGCCACCTCGACATCGCGTGCACCCATTGGCACCGCTTCCTCAGCCTCTACCCCCACCTGCACTCCACGCGCGCCAACCAAGCCCTCACCCGCCTCAGCCAAGACCTCCACCCCCACAGCCGCTACCCCGCCGCACGAACCGCACTTCAACGCGCACACTCGCTGAGTCCCGCAGGCGGGCCGGGCTGATGTCATGCGCGCGGACTGCGCAAGTCCCTCCGCGGATCTCGTTCAGGGGCGTTGCGTGCCATGCCGGGAGCAAGTCGGAGGAAGAGTTATACATGCAGTCCCGATGACCCGCTGCGGCTGTCCGCCGCGCGGAGCGATGAAGGTACCCAGCCGGGTTAGTACTCCAGCAGGACTTCGCTGTCTGACCTGTGGGTTTGGCTGGGCGGCTGGAGTGTAGCGGGCCGGAACATGGTCAGGGACGGTCATACGAAGGCCGCCCCTCGAACGTGTGATCCCGCCGTCGGTAATGACAGCGACGAGGGCAAGGTTTCCTCGTGATGACAGAGCGGGCTGCCGCGCAGTGGGACCTGGAACTCGATGACCTTCTCATCACCATCGGCCATCGTTTCGGCCGGGTGGAGCTTCGCCGCCGCATGCGTGACTACGTTCGCGGGCTGCTTGCCCCGGTCGCCCGGAAGAACAGCTGGCAGCTGGCCGAGCAGGCAGGCCACGCCACTCCCGACGGTCTGCAGCACTTGCTGGCCGGCGCGAAGTGGCAGCCTGACGACATCCGTGATGACCTGCAGCAATACGTCGCCGACCAGCTCGGCGAGGATGAAGGCGTCCTCATCGTCGACGACACCGGCTTCCTCAAGAAGGGCAGCACCTCCGCCGGGGTTCAACGCCAATATTCCGGCACCGCCGGCCGTACAGAGAATTGTCAGATCGGTGTCTTCGCCGCCTATGCCTCTCGCCGCGGACGGGCCCTGGTAGACCGGGAGTTGTATATCCCCAAGTCCTGGGCCGAGGACGAAACACGCTGCCGCGCGGCCAAGATCCCCGAGGCCCAGGCGTTCGCCACCAAGGGGCAACTGGCGCGGCGCATGGTGCTGCGGGCCCTGGCCTCAGCACTGCCTGTCACCTGGGTCACCGCGGATTCCGCCTACGGACAGGAAGACCGCTTGCGCCGGCTGCTGGAACAGTCCGGCGTCGGCTACGTGCTCGCCGTGCCCAAGTCCCAGTCCACCGTGGGCTGCCCCCGCATCGACCACCTGTTCGCGCAGGCCCCGGCCGAGGCATGGCAGACGCTTTCCTGCGGCGACGGCGCGAAGGGACCGCGCATCTACCACTGGGCGGCCGTGCGGCTGCCGGCCGTTGCCGAGTTCGACTACCAGGGCGACGTCCCGTTCCGGATGCGGTGGGCGCTGGCCCGCCGCAGCATGTCCCGCCCAGATGAGATCGCCTATTACCTCGCCTACGGCCCCCTGGAGGCCACCGTCCGGGAACTGGTGCGGATCGCCGGGTCGCGGTGGGCCATCGAGGAGTGTTTCCAGGCGGCGAAGAACGAGTGCGGGCTGGACCAGTACGAAGTCCGCCGTTACGTGGGCTGGTATCGGCACATCACCCTGGCCATGCTCGCCCACGCCTTCCTGGCCGTCACCGCCCACCAAGCGAGCGAAAAGGGGGCGCCACCGGTGAGAGAGTCGGGGCCACCGCGCTCACCGTGGCGGAGGTTCGGCGACTCCTGGCAGCTTGTCGTC from Streptomyces albofaciens JCM 4342 encodes the following:
- a CDS encoding IS701 family transposase; this translates as MTERAAAQWDLELDDLLITIGHRFGRVELRRRMRDYVRGLLAPVARKNSWQLAEQAGHATPDGLQHLLAGAKWQPDDIRDDLQQYVADQLGEDEGVLIVDDTGFLKKGSTSAGVQRQYSGTAGRTENCQIGVFAAYASRRGRALVDRELYIPKSWAEDETRCRAAKIPEAQAFATKGQLARRMVLRALASALPVTWVTADSAYGQEDRLRRLLEQSGVGYVLAVPKSQSTVGCPRIDHLFAQAPAEAWQTLSCGDGAKGPRIYHWAAVRLPAVAEFDYQGDVPFRMRWALARRSMSRPDEIAYYLAYGPLEATVRELVRIAGSRWAIEECFQAAKNECGLDQYEVRRYVGWYRHITLAMLAHAFLAVTAHQASEKGAPPVRESGPPRSPWRRFGDSWQLVVPGPRTYTDTEADTTR